In Cryptomeria japonica unplaced genomic scaffold, Sugi_1.0 HiC_scaffold_287, whole genome shotgun sequence, a single window of DNA contains:
- the LOC131059698 gene encoding uncharacterized protein LOC131059698, with the protein MIGMAMLMAAGTSIAAEGDKDRSISLDPLTTRTIETKSGSSESVPIGTTRIVVKEKADKRDEIIFVLHLVIINLVIVTSSIVFFPIRS; encoded by the exons ATGATAGGAATGGCGATGCTCATGGCTGCTGGAACTAGCATTGCCGCTGAGGGAGACAAAGACA GATCGATATCTCTGGACCCTCTGACGACAAGGACAATTGAAACGAAATCTGGGTCATCTGAAAGTGTTCCAATAGGTACTACTCGCATTGTGGTAAAAGAAAAGGCAGATAAGAGAGACGAAATCATCTTCGTCTTACAtttggtcattatcaatcttgtaatCGTTACCTCTTCAATCGTTTTCTTTCCGATTCGATCTTAG